One genomic window of Prochlorococcus sp. MIT 0603 includes the following:
- the pstS gene encoding phosphate ABC transporter substrate-binding protein PstS: protein MFGISISLSKKCFFLTSIVALGSGIAACGTNNSTSSLRLIGAGATFPSKVYTRWFADLAAKGGPRVNYQAIGSGSGRKAFIDETVDFAASDDPMKAKDIAKVTRGLVQIPMVGGTIAFGYNNPDCELMLTQREAVGVAIGKITNWSELGCPEQKLVWAYRSDGSGTTKAFTSSMEAFSKEWALGTGKSVNWPAGIGAKGNAGVAGLIRKTPGAIGYVNQSYVTGAIKAAALQNLSGEYIKPSKDTGAIALNGITLDRNLAGTNPNPTARGAYPISTLTWILAYETGNGSKTKAIKESLNYLLSDESQNKAPRIGFVPLKGEILQKARSAVSRIGE, encoded by the coding sequence ATGTTTGGTATCTCCATCTCCCTATCAAAGAAGTGTTTTTTCCTTACCTCCATTGTTGCTCTTGGGTCTGGAATTGCTGCATGTGGTACAAATAATTCAACATCAAGCCTGAGACTTATCGGAGCAGGGGCCACCTTCCCTTCCAAAGTATACACACGTTGGTTTGCCGATCTAGCTGCCAAAGGTGGGCCTAGGGTGAACTATCAAGCTATTGGTTCTGGTTCTGGCCGCAAAGCTTTTATTGATGAAACCGTTGATTTTGCTGCATCGGATGATCCGATGAAAGCTAAAGATATCGCCAAAGTCACACGCGGATTAGTTCAAATACCAATGGTTGGAGGCACGATCGCATTTGGATATAACAATCCAGATTGCGAGCTCATGCTCACTCAAAGAGAAGCAGTAGGTGTAGCAATTGGCAAAATCACTAACTGGAGTGAACTCGGATGCCCTGAACAAAAGCTTGTTTGGGCTTATCGTTCTGACGGCTCTGGTACAACCAAGGCTTTTACAAGTTCAATGGAAGCTTTCTCTAAAGAGTGGGCATTAGGAACAGGCAAATCAGTTAATTGGCCTGCTGGCATTGGAGCAAAAGGTAATGCTGGAGTTGCTGGCCTCATAAGGAAGACTCCTGGTGCTATTGGTTATGTTAACCAGTCCTATGTCACAGGAGCAATCAAAGCAGCTGCTCTGCAAAATTTATCGGGTGAGTATATAAAGCCAAGCAAGGATACTGGCGCAATAGCTCTCAACGGAATCACTTTAGATCGAAATCTAGCGGGCACGAACCCAAATCCAACAGCACGTGGTGCTTACCCAATTTCTACTTTAACTTGGATTCTTGCCTATGAGACTGGTAATGGCTCTAAAACAAAAGCCATTAAAGAATCGCTTAACTATCTTCTTAGTGATGAGTCTCAAAACAAGGCTCCTCGAATTGGTTTCGTTCCTCTAAAAGGAGAAATTCTCCAGAAAGCTCGTTCAGCTGTCAGTAGGATTGGAGAGTAA
- a CDS encoding WD40 repeat domain-containing protein → MPGVEGFSPQGMLHEGWSAEVEDYAIVCGWILGGKALLVGDVAGGLYLFEGKSGTPLWQKKEVHKGGLLALSIHPDGDIFATSGQDGRVLIWNSEEGESTNVIELGDGWVEHLRWSPDGRFLAVAFSRRVHVYGIDGHEHWKSGEHPSTVSSIAWSKSNELATACYGRVTFFDVVADKVNQKLEWKGSLVSMVLSPNGDVVVCGSQDNSVHFWRRSTDQDSEMTGYPGKPSQLAFDQSGTVLATGGSDVVTVWSFEGNGPEGTVPGQLSLHAESISSLAFSNQGMLLASGARDGSVLVWFLKSNGNGDPLGGAFAGELVSAIAWRHDDCALAAVNSNGGINVWNFKMRTQETPKGF, encoded by the coding sequence GTGCCTGGTGTAGAAGGATTTAGTCCCCAGGGGATGCTTCACGAGGGCTGGAGTGCTGAAGTTGAAGACTATGCCATAGTTTGTGGGTGGATCTTGGGTGGCAAAGCACTCTTAGTAGGTGACGTTGCAGGTGGACTTTATTTATTTGAGGGTAAATCTGGAACCCCCCTTTGGCAGAAAAAAGAGGTCCATAAAGGAGGCCTGCTCGCATTATCTATACACCCAGATGGAGATATTTTTGCAACTTCAGGACAAGATGGACGTGTTCTTATTTGGAATAGCGAAGAAGGTGAGTCAACTAACGTAATAGAGCTTGGAGACGGTTGGGTCGAACACCTGAGATGGTCACCAGATGGACGTTTCTTGGCTGTAGCCTTTTCTCGCAGAGTGCATGTATATGGGATTGATGGTCACGAACATTGGAAATCAGGGGAACACCCAAGCACTGTTAGCTCGATCGCTTGGTCAAAGTCGAATGAACTAGCAACTGCATGCTATGGTCGAGTGACTTTTTTTGACGTAGTTGCTGACAAGGTCAATCAAAAGCTGGAATGGAAAGGCTCACTAGTGTCTATGGTACTTAGTCCTAATGGTGATGTTGTGGTTTGCGGTAGTCAGGATAATTCTGTACATTTCTGGCGACGCTCAACTGATCAAGACTCTGAAATGACTGGGTATCCGGGTAAGCCAAGCCAGTTAGCGTTTGATCAGAGTGGCACAGTCCTCGCTACAGGGGGAAGTGATGTTGTAACAGTTTGGAGCTTTGAAGGTAATGGCCCTGAAGGCACTGTCCCTGGACAATTATCTCTTCATGCTGAATCGATTTCTAGTCTTGCGTTTTCAAATCAGGGAATGCTTCTTGCTTCAGGAGCTAGAGATGGTTCAGTTCTTGTTTGGTTTCTCAAGAGTAATGGTAATGGTGACCCACTTGGTGGAGCATTCGCAGGAGAGCTTGTCTCCGCAATTGCCTGGCGACATGATGACTGTGCTTTGGCAGCAGTAAATTCAAACGGAGGCATTAACGTTTGGAATTTCAAAATGCGTACTCAAGAGACACCTAAAGGATTTTAA
- a CDS encoding CobW family GTP-binding protein, translated as MTIEQKVPVTILTGFLGSGKTTLLNRILSEEHGKRIAVIENEYGEVGIDQGLVINADEEVFEMSNGCICCTVRGDLIRVLGNLMKRRDKFDYVLVETTGLADPGPVAQTFFMDDEIRNEFSLDGIVTLVDAVHIDQQLGRSDESSEQVAFADVLVLNKTDLVSDESLDILESRLRDMNRMARVVRSKQAEVSIDTVLNLSAFDLDQVLKRRPTFLEPEYPFEWTGVFSLEKGRYELSLEEGPDPTMSLVVLEDQGIDEAALNAGAESCVRLYADSAKLLHPGSTVPIEKHVSLQLQSNGRKSFFLELDNPTHIGLFTQHTAEEFDIKVSRVDTLITTTESDGKNDALVQPETERTWVAEHEHDDEVGSIAIERIGDVDPEKLNKWLSRLLSEKGVDIFRTKGFISYAGESRRMVFQGVHMLFTAQPDKEWGNEPRHNQLVFIGRNLDEKEMCREFDKCLV; from the coding sequence ATGACTATCGAGCAAAAAGTACCTGTCACCATCCTAACGGGCTTCCTCGGCTCTGGGAAAACCACCCTCCTTAATCGGATTCTGAGTGAAGAACACGGTAAACGAATCGCTGTAATCGAAAATGAATATGGTGAAGTTGGTATTGATCAGGGTCTGGTCATTAATGCTGATGAAGAAGTCTTTGAAATGTCCAACGGTTGCATTTGCTGCACCGTTCGTGGAGACCTAATTCGCGTATTAGGCAACCTCATGAAGCGACGAGATAAATTCGACTATGTGTTAGTTGAGACAACAGGACTTGCTGATCCTGGACCTGTTGCTCAGACATTTTTTATGGATGACGAAATCCGTAATGAATTTTCTCTTGATGGCATTGTTACTCTCGTTGATGCGGTTCATATTGATCAGCAGCTCGGTCGCAGTGATGAAAGTTCTGAGCAGGTTGCCTTCGCAGATGTCCTTGTCCTAAACAAAACGGACTTAGTCTCTGATGAATCTCTCGATATTCTTGAATCACGGCTACGCGATATGAACCGGATGGCTCGTGTTGTTCGGAGTAAGCAAGCGGAGGTCTCTATTGATACTGTGTTAAACCTTAGTGCATTTGATCTAGATCAGGTCTTAAAGCGTCGCCCCACTTTCCTTGAGCCAGAATATCCATTCGAGTGGACAGGTGTTTTTTCTCTTGAGAAAGGTCGTTATGAACTTAGCCTTGAAGAAGGTCCTGATCCCACGATGTCGCTGGTCGTTCTGGAAGATCAGGGGATTGACGAAGCAGCTCTTAATGCTGGTGCTGAATCTTGCGTAAGACTTTACGCTGACTCTGCGAAACTTCTTCATCCTGGAAGCACAGTCCCAATTGAAAAACATGTCAGTCTTCAGCTTCAGTCTAATGGGCGTAAATCTTTCTTTTTAGAACTTGATAACCCTACTCATATTGGTCTTTTCACCCAGCACACAGCAGAGGAATTTGATATCAAAGTATCCCGAGTTGATACTTTAATTACTACAACTGAAAGTGATGGCAAAAATGATGCTTTGGTCCAACCTGAAACTGAGCGGACTTGGGTGGCAGAGCATGAACATGATGATGAAGTGGGCTCAATTGCTATTGAGCGAATAGGTGATGTCGATCCAGAAAAACTCAATAAGTGGTTGAGTCGACTCCTTTCAGAAAAAGGTGTAGATATATTTAGGACAAAAGGGTTTATAAGTTACGCGGGTGAATCCAGGAGAATGGTTTTTCAAGGGGTTCACATGCTCTTCACTGCTCAGCCAGATAAAGAATGGGGGAATGAACCTCGCCATAATCAATTAGTGTTTATCGGTAGAAATCTTGATGAAAAAGAAATGTGTAGGGAGTTCGATAAGTGCCTGGTGTAG
- a CDS encoding aldo/keto reductase yields the protein MASIGFGTWAWGNKVLWGYLPQKQDDLLENTFNEAVDQGLNFIDTADSYGIASLNGRSEELLGKYLQKLPPSKYSNLIVATKLAPYPWRLGREGFKSAFMASKARLQGKLDRVQLHWSTARYAPWQEVQLMDGLSDLCESGFIFQLGISNMGPKRLRWFHNRLKIRGIPLTSLQIQFSLLSPEPEKYLQIKDVCKELNIQLLAYSPLALGVLAISPNEKNRPVTTFLRGRLFQRLLPASLALRKELNKIAIEHGASQAQVALNWCRAHESMPIVGLRNPLHAQDAGKASKWTLNKQEKQSLDSLSRDCTERMPNNPFQSD from the coding sequence TTGGCTTCAATAGGATTTGGTACGTGGGCTTGGGGAAACAAAGTGCTTTGGGGATACCTGCCACAAAAACAAGATGATCTTTTGGAGAACACATTCAATGAAGCAGTTGATCAAGGTTTAAATTTCATTGATACAGCAGATTCGTATGGAATAGCTTCTCTAAATGGTCGTAGTGAAGAACTTTTAGGTAAGTATTTACAAAAACTGCCACCTTCGAAATATAGCAATTTGATAGTTGCCACAAAACTGGCTCCATATCCATGGCGGTTAGGCAGAGAGGGTTTTAAGTCAGCCTTTATGGCAAGTAAAGCGAGGTTGCAAGGGAAGCTTGATCGAGTGCAATTGCATTGGAGTACAGCTAGATATGCACCATGGCAGGAAGTTCAATTGATGGATGGGCTTAGTGACCTTTGCGAAAGCGGTTTTATCTTTCAGTTAGGTATTTCTAATATGGGGCCTAAGCGTTTGCGTTGGTTTCATAATCGCCTCAAAATACGAGGTATTCCATTAACGAGTCTACAGATACAATTTTCTTTATTGTCTCCTGAACCAGAAAAGTATCTGCAAATCAAAGATGTGTGTAAAGAACTGAATATTCAACTATTAGCGTATAGTCCATTAGCACTAGGTGTATTGGCAATATCTCCTAATGAGAAGAACAGACCAGTTACAACTTTCTTGAGAGGGAGACTTTTTCAAAGACTCTTGCCTGCAAGTCTTGCATTGAGAAAGGAATTAAACAAAATCGCAATAGAACATGGAGCTTCGCAAGCACAAGTGGCCTTGAATTGGTGTAGGGCACATGAATCAATGCCGATTGTCGGGCTTCGTAATCCACTACATGCACAAGATGCTGGTAAAGCATCTAAATGGACATTAAATAAACAAGAAAAGCAATCATTAGATTCTTTAAGTAGGGATTGCACTGAACGAATGCCTAACAATCCATTTCAGAGTGATTAA
- a CDS encoding pyrimidine dimer DNA glycosylase/endonuclease V produces the protein MTRINLINPNELSDQHLLAEYREIFMVGSALQRSIKSKTWEKTKGSLPKEFTLNIGHVKFFYNKGKYLHKRYLELIDEMQSRGMRPNPERRFKKEQWPSDLYKDWEPKTKDIQLIRKRIKEKINQKPTWYRWTNKKR, from the coding sequence ATGACAAGAATCAACTTGATCAATCCAAATGAATTATCTGATCAACATTTGTTGGCAGAATATAGGGAAATTTTCATGGTTGGTTCAGCACTCCAACGCTCAATAAAGTCCAAAACCTGGGAGAAAACCAAAGGGAGTCTACCCAAAGAATTCACCTTAAACATTGGACATGTGAAGTTCTTCTATAACAAGGGGAAATATCTACATAAAAGATATTTAGAGCTAATAGATGAAATGCAAAGTCGTGGTATGCGTCCAAATCCAGAACGACGTTTCAAAAAGGAGCAATGGCCAAGTGACTTATATAAAGACTGGGAGCCTAAAACAAAAGATATTCAACTGATAAGAAAAAGAATCAAAGAAAAAATCAATCAAAAGCCCACTTGGTATCGCTGGACAAATAAAAAAAGATAA
- the folE gene encoding GTP cyclohydrolase I — translation MTSTAPNEDIKDDVKGTISCKLVSEIIRERIQSNGARFHANDNISDYILPGELDTLEKEVATRVRDLLKTLLIDIENDHNTQETAERVSRMYINEVFKGRFYKQPKVTSFPNDKNLDEIYTVGPITVRSACSHHLVPILGDCWIGIKPGDKVIGLSKFARVADWVFSRPHIQEEAVMILADEIERLCEPKGLGIIVKAQHYCMKWRGVKEPDTSMINSVVRGDFRHDASLKQEFFELVRQQSNVAKNY, via the coding sequence ATGACTTCAACAGCACCAAATGAAGATATTAAAGATGATGTAAAGGGAACGATTTCATGCAAATTAGTCTCAGAAATAATTCGTGAACGTATCCAATCTAATGGTGCACGGTTTCATGCAAATGATAATATTTCTGATTATATATTGCCAGGAGAATTAGATACGCTTGAGAAAGAAGTTGCTACACGAGTAAGAGATCTACTTAAGACCTTATTGATTGATATTGAGAACGATCACAATACTCAAGAAACTGCTGAAAGAGTATCAAGAATGTATATCAATGAAGTTTTTAAAGGTAGGTTTTATAAACAGCCAAAAGTTACTAGTTTCCCAAATGATAAGAATTTAGATGAAATATATACTGTTGGACCAATCACTGTTCGATCTGCCTGCTCTCATCATTTAGTGCCAATCTTAGGTGATTGTTGGATTGGAATTAAACCAGGAGATAAAGTTATTGGACTTTCTAAATTTGCAAGGGTAGCTGATTGGGTTTTTTCCAGGCCACATATTCAAGAAGAAGCTGTGATGATACTTGCTGATGAAATCGAACGTTTATGTGAACCTAAAGGTTTGGGTATTATTGTGAAGGCCCAGCATTATTGTATGAAATGGCGAGGAGTTAAAGAGCCAGATACTAGCATGATTAACTCAGTTGTTAGGGGTGATTTTCGCCATGATGCAAGCCTGAAGCAGGAATTCTTTGAACTTGTTAGGCAACAATCAAATGTTGCCAAGAATTATTAG
- a CDS encoding metal ABC transporter permease produces MSLLNTNWWIIPLFITCCSGVLCPAMGTVLITHKRLLQVNLISHCVLPGLALAVALGVDPSIGGVISGLVGALLAEKLTNKRNENYAAVMNTILAGSLGLGVLLIPFLGIRIDLEAVLFGDLLVANWADLIRTCIAFLMFICLMIFGYDKLVYLGLDPEGADADGVEVPSLNLALGFTTALVIVSSMAAVGVILVIALLSTPALLGLAQASSLREAMLRSSMIGFVIAILGFLLAIIFNLAPGPVISVLCIASLGFFYSKNN; encoded by the coding sequence ATGTCTTTGCTCAATACAAATTGGTGGATAATCCCCCTTTTTATAACTTGCTGTTCAGGAGTGCTTTGCCCTGCCATGGGGACAGTATTGATTACACATAAGCGACTGCTGCAGGTTAATTTAATTTCTCATTGTGTGTTACCAGGTTTGGCGTTGGCTGTAGCACTTGGTGTTGATCCTTCTATTGGAGGAGTGATCAGTGGTTTGGTGGGAGCACTTCTGGCTGAAAAATTGACTAATAAACGAAATGAAAACTATGCAGCAGTAATGAATACAATCTTGGCAGGTTCACTTGGACTTGGTGTTCTCCTTATCCCTTTTCTTGGTATCAGGATTGATTTAGAAGCGGTTCTATTTGGCGATTTATTGGTTGCAAATTGGGCCGATCTAATCAGAACATGTATTGCATTTTTAATGTTTATTTGTCTGATGATATTTGGTTACGATAAGCTTGTTTATCTTGGTTTAGACCCTGAAGGTGCTGATGCTGATGGCGTAGAGGTTCCTTCTTTAAATTTAGCTCTTGGCTTTACAACTGCTCTTGTCATTGTTAGCTCAATGGCCGCAGTTGGGGTAATTCTTGTAATCGCTTTACTTTCTACTCCGGCTTTATTGGGATTAGCTCAAGCATCAAGCTTGAGAGAAGCTATGCTTCGATCTTCAATGATTGGTTTTGTAATAGCAATCTTAGGCTTTTTGCTTGCGATTATTTTTAATTTAGCTCCAGGCCCTGTTATAAGTGTTCTTTGTATTGCCTCCTTGGGATTCTTCTATAGTAAAAACAATTAA
- a CDS encoding CobW family GTP-binding protein, producing MGTPEGHLDKSTPKGIPVSILTGFLGSGKTTLLNHILTKQEGIKTAVLVNEFGEIGIDNDLIVKTGEDIIELSNGCICCTINGELLEAINRILKNNKEIEYLIVETTGLADPLPVAMTINGAREQLRLDSIITLIDAENFSDDMLSSQIARSQIIYADILLINKCDLVNEDKITLIEMKISEIKNDPRILKSIKGNVPLGLLLSVGLFESDRIAKNHVNKNHSHEHNHSHEHEHNHSHEHELSIEGFTSFSFQSNYPFLLRKFQNFLDNQLPSTVYRAKGILCFEESEITHIFHLSGKRFTIDDSDRDRERKIKLVLIGKNIDHRVLRRQLEDCISHKT from the coding sequence ATGGGAACCCCAGAAGGACATCTCGATAAAAGCACTCCAAAAGGAATTCCGGTAAGCATTTTGACAGGTTTTCTTGGCTCCGGCAAAACAACCCTGCTAAATCACATATTAACGAAGCAAGAAGGAATTAAAACAGCTGTATTAGTAAATGAATTTGGAGAAATAGGAATTGATAATGACTTAATCGTGAAAACTGGCGAAGATATTATTGAACTAAGTAATGGATGCATTTGCTGCACAATTAACGGAGAGTTACTTGAAGCAATAAACAGAATCCTAAAAAATAACAAGGAAATTGAATACTTAATTGTTGAAACTACAGGACTAGCAGATCCCCTGCCAGTTGCAATGACAATCAATGGTGCAAGAGAACAATTAAGATTGGATTCTATAATTACATTGATTGATGCTGAAAATTTTAGTGATGATATGCTTAGCAGCCAAATAGCAAGATCTCAAATAATATATGCTGATATATTATTAATAAACAAATGTGATCTTGTGAATGAGGATAAAATAACATTGATTGAAATGAAAATATCAGAAATAAAAAATGATCCAAGAATCTTAAAAAGCATAAAAGGAAATGTTCCATTAGGCCTTTTATTAAGTGTTGGATTGTTTGAATCTGATCGCATCGCGAAAAATCATGTTAACAAGAATCACAGCCATGAACATAATCACAGCCATGAACATGAACATAATCACAGCCATGAACATGAATTATCGATAGAAGGATTTACTTCATTTTCATTTCAATCTAATTATCCTTTCTTATTAAGAAAATTCCAAAATTTCTTAGACAATCAATTGCCATCAACTGTATACAGAGCAAAAGGAATCCTTTGTTTTGAAGAAAGTGAAATAACTCATATCTTTCATTTATCTGGGAAGAGATTTACAATTGACGATAGTGATAGGGACCGGGAAAGAAAAATTAAGCTTGTTCTAATAGGAAAGAATATTGACCACAGAGTCCTAAGAAGACAACTCGAGGATTGCATATCTCATAAAACTTAA
- a CDS encoding ABC transporter ATP-binding protein gives MTSLIAESLSYSYSGQSLSVLDDVSIELLGGTLTALVGPNGAGKSTLLRLLQGQHKPSKGQITVNGSSINHARHQVALMPQRSSLNWHFPITVKGLVSLGRCSDSQSSCCELEAALQRVGMSDLANRRLDSLSGGQQQRALLAKTLMRPAKIFLLDEPCSSLDPPTREQFLLIIRQLADAGLTLFVSSHEWGKSLDIYDKVVALDKTVLASGKPQEVQEKLESIRCISNYCCA, from the coding sequence ATGACCAGTTTAATTGCAGAAAGCTTGTCATATTCCTATTCAGGTCAAAGTCTTTCTGTTTTAGATGATGTCTCTATTGAGCTTTTAGGCGGAACTTTAACTGCGCTTGTTGGCCCCAATGGTGCCGGTAAGTCCACCTTGTTACGGTTGCTACAGGGGCAACATAAGCCAAGCAAAGGGCAGATTACAGTCAATGGTTCTTCTATAAATCATGCTCGGCATCAAGTTGCTCTAATGCCACAACGGTCATCATTGAATTGGCATTTCCCCATAACTGTTAAAGGATTGGTTTCTTTAGGTCGATGCAGTGATTCTCAATCATCATGTTGTGAATTAGAAGCGGCACTCCAACGAGTTGGAATGTCTGATTTAGCTAACAGGAGACTTGATTCATTATCGGGTGGTCAACAACAAAGAGCCTTACTTGCAAAGACTTTAATGAGACCAGCAAAAATATTTCTTCTTGATGAGCCATGCTCTTCGTTAGATCCACCTACTAGAGAACAGTTTTTACTCATTATTCGTCAGCTAGCTGATGCAGGCCTAACTCTTTTTGTTAGCAGTCATGAATGGGGAAAATCTTTAGACATTTATGACAAGGTCGTTGCTCTAGATAAGACTGTTTTGGCTTCAGGAAAACCTCAGGAAGTGCAGGAAAAACTAGAATCAATTAGATGTATATCAAATTATTGTTGTGCTTAA
- a CDS encoding high light inducible protein — translation MTPEAEKFNGWAAMIGFVAAFGSYAVTGQIIPGIF, via the coding sequence ATGACACCTGAAGCAGAAAAGTTTAATGGTTGGGCTGCAATGATTGGCTTTGTAGCAGCATTTGGTTCTTACGCAGTAACTGGTCAGATTATTCCAGGGATTTTCTAA
- a CDS encoding metal ABC transporter solute-binding protein, Zn/Mn family, with protein sequence MFSSFSIAKDKKRTIGKAIINSSILTGVVFLTGINQGVQAKPKSIVAVEPLVCDLVSTIALPSTPVTCLIDRKQDVHDIRISPRQAQALNNASQVFTLGQEMTPAMKRWLDNPVTVVVGVSAIEIDGHDDHDDHSSAKHDDHDDHSSAKHDDHDDHDDHDDHGDEAFEWAGVFELSPGTYKWSFAKVDGDYADPAMKMVILKSGDIEATEELAEELLESKKSEVKRSNDTLVAQEKAYLLTFNERKDRTTFNVEIKKAGKYAFFTEHMPFEFEADEHFFKDVSGDDIEPIAQLPDEGGDHHHHDHGGLDPHVWHDPHNIIKMGNVISKNLNKKISFFDRETKKVLKERTQVFNSVLEDLDRWTQRQVATIPSNQRTIVSKHKAMEYYGDAFGLKTISLLDFLGHSSSLRPQTISKVITELREENVQVIFPEQKPSSKLLKNLSRQTSTPIAKQQIFVDGLMPTGNTISVAVHNTCTIVNSLGGSCNKKAGNQLVNRWDTLTKR encoded by the coding sequence ATGTTTTCTAGTTTTTCCATCGCAAAGGATAAGAAGCGCACAATTGGAAAAGCAATCATTAACAGCTCCATTTTAACTGGAGTAGTTTTTTTGACTGGGATTAATCAGGGTGTGCAAGCCAAACCAAAGTCAATAGTTGCTGTTGAACCATTAGTTTGTGACTTGGTTTCTACAATTGCTCTACCTTCAACACCTGTTACTTGTTTGATTGATAGAAAACAAGACGTACATGATATTAGAATTTCCCCGAGGCAGGCCCAAGCTTTAAATAATGCAAGTCAAGTTTTTACTCTTGGACAAGAGATGACTCCCGCAATGAAAAGATGGCTGGATAACCCCGTAACGGTTGTTGTCGGTGTAAGTGCAATAGAAATTGACGGCCACGATGACCATGACGATCATTCATCTGCTAAACATGATGACCATGACGATCATTCATCTGCCAAACATGACGACCACGATGATCATGATGACCACGATGATCATGGAGATGAAGCCTTTGAATGGGCTGGTGTCTTTGAACTTTCACCAGGAACCTACAAATGGTCTTTTGCAAAAGTCGATGGAGACTATGCAGATCCTGCCATGAAAATGGTCATTCTTAAATCTGGGGATATTGAAGCAACAGAAGAGCTTGCTGAAGAATTATTAGAGTCTAAAAAATCAGAAGTTAAACGTAGCAATGACACACTTGTTGCACAGGAAAAAGCCTATCTTCTTACATTTAATGAGAGAAAAGACAGAACAACATTCAATGTAGAAATCAAAAAAGCTGGTAAATATGCATTCTTTACTGAGCATATGCCTTTTGAGTTTGAAGCCGATGAACATTTCTTTAAAGATGTTTCAGGCGATGATATTGAACCGATAGCTCAACTTCCAGATGAAGGCGGTGATCATCATCACCATGATCATGGTGGACTAGATCCCCATGTTTGGCATGATCCTCATAACATCATCAAGATGGGTAATGTCATTTCTAAAAATCTCAACAAGAAAATTTCATTCTTTGATAGAGAAACTAAAAAAGTTTTAAAAGAAAGAACTCAAGTGTTTAATTCGGTTTTAGAAGATTTAGATCGATGGACTCAACGACAAGTAGCCACAATCCCTTCTAATCAAAGGACGATAGTTTCTAAGCATAAAGCTATGGAATACTACGGGGATGCTTTTGGTTTGAAAACCATTAGCTTATTGGATTTTCTTGGTCATTCATCGAGTCTTAGGCCTCAGACCATTTCCAAAGTAATAACAGAGCTTAGAGAAGAGAATGTACAAGTTATATTTCCTGAGCAAAAACCTTCTTCAAAGCTATTGAAAAACTTAAGTAGACAAACTTCTACCCCTATAGCAAAACAACAGATTTTTGTTGATGGTTTAATGCCTACAGGGAATACTATTTCTGTCGCTGTTCATAATACATGTACAATCGTTAATTCTTTGGGTGGTTCCTGCAATAAGAAAGCAGGCAATCAACTCGTAAATAGATGGGATACATTAACTAAGCGTTAA
- a CDS encoding Fur family transcriptional regulator, producing the protein MVRGRDQMKIFTMSVSKPEITDRQKQVLDELKRCNDELSGQELHRKLHEGNNPMGLATVYRNLQALVKQGLIRSRHLPTGEVLYTPVERDVHHLTCVDCGATSQLEGCPVKEMNVPKTTSQKFELLFHTLEFFGLCQSCLEKKKFS; encoded by the coding sequence ATGGTCAGAGGAAGGGATCAAATGAAGATCTTTACAATGAGTGTTAGCAAGCCTGAAATTACTGACCGTCAAAAGCAAGTACTTGACGAACTCAAAAGATGCAATGATGAATTGAGTGGTCAAGAATTGCACAGAAAGTTGCACGAAGGGAATAATCCCATGGGATTGGCAACGGTATACAGGAATTTGCAAGCTCTTGTAAAGCAAGGTTTGATTCGTTCTAGGCATCTACCAACAGGAGAAGTTCTTTATACGCCTGTGGAAAGAGATGTTCATCATTTAACTTGTGTTGATTGTGGAGCAACAAGTCAATTGGAAGGGTGCCCTGTAAAAGAAATGAATGTACCAAAGACAACTTCTCAAAAATTCGAGCTCCTGTTCCATACCCTTGAGTTCTTTGGTCTTTGCCAAAGTTGCCTTGAAAAGAAAAAGTTTTCATGA